In Ipomoea triloba cultivar NCNSP0323 chromosome 7, ASM357664v1, a single genomic region encodes these proteins:
- the LOC116024996 gene encoding pentatricopeptide repeat-containing protein At4g14170-like, translating to MYIFNRCHARLSRFASSLSCRSSLHILPQYQWSHRPDILSVCASAQSLRQIQQTHAQAVLHGVLPSSVSVCAALILRYALFEWSSETVQALFSRSVAFALSPFLYNTFIRAQGMLGIYDQNGFMVYNEMLRSGVMPDDHTFPFVLKLCSEFLEVRKGLEAHGTLLKVGFDSDVYVNNTLLTFYGNCGDLLAAEKVFGEMPEKDLVSWNSIIRAFSDNSCCFDAIRVFRDMLFWSEVKPNAVSVVSTLPVCAALEYGKMSSGIHCYVLKVGLDSQLSIGNALIDAYGKCREVEASKQVFDEMIERNDVSWNASIVILGYNGCYEQALSSFRLMIEKAVDFNATTISSVLPILAELGYFCKGREVHGLCVRMGLDRDVFVSNSLIDMYSKSGRSTEASNVFYNMNMRNAISWNAMIANFAQNSLELEAIGLVRKMQAQGENLTSVTLTNVLPACARLGCVRPGKEIHAKSLRSGFASDLFVSNALIDMYAKCSCLDLAQNVFEISLRDEVSYNILIVGYSLTDDWQESLALFSEMSRLGMEHDTVSFVGALSACSNVSAIKQGKEIHGYAVRRLFHSHQFVSNSLLDLYTKCGRIDISRTIFDRMQCRDVASWNTMILGYGMLGELQTAIDLFEAMKDDGVEYDSVSFIAVLSACSHGGLIEKGRRYFDDMFAHNIKPTQTHYACMVDLLGRNGLVDEAVHLVQSLPIEADANIWGALLGACRLHGKLELGCWAADHLLKLKPKHSGYYALLSNMYAEAGRWKEADRVRELMKMKGVKKMPGCSWVQMRDGVYAFIVGERFEQLDSYSWLEKSD from the coding sequence ATGTATATCTTCAACCGCTGCCATGCTCGTCTCTCTCGTTTCGCTTCTTCACTCTCTTGCCGAAGCTCTCTACACATTCTCCCACAGTATCAATGGTCTCACCGGCCGGACATTCTCTCCGTCTGCGCCTCGGCGCAGTCTCTCCGGCAAATCCAACAAACTCACGCTCAAGCCGTCCTCCATGGTGTCCTTCCGTCCAGCGTATCCGTATGCGCTGCGCTCATTCTCCGGTACGCTCTGTTTGAGTGGAGCTCGGAAACCGTCCAGGCTCTCTTCTCCCGGAGCGTCGCTTTTGCTCTCTCGCCGTTTCTCTACAACACTTTCATTCGAGCTCAGGGGATGCTAGGGATTTATGATCAGAATGGTTTTATGGTGTACAATGAGATGTTGAGGAGTGGTGTTATGCCGGATGATCATACTTTTCCTTTTGTGCTTAAGCTTTGCTCGGAGTTTTTGGAGGTCCGGAAAGGATTGGAGGCTCATGGAACGTTGCTGAAGGTGGGATTTGATTCGGATGTGTACGTGAATAATACTCTGCTGACGTTCTATGGGAACTGTGGTGATTTGTTGGCTGCGGAGAAAGTGTTCGGTGAAATGCCGGAGAAGGATTTGGTGTCTTGGAACTCGATTATTCGGGCATTTTCAGACAATAGTTGTTGCTTTGATGCGATTAGAGTGTTCAGAGATATGCTTTTTTGGTCTGAGGTTAAGCCAAATGCGGTTAGCGTGGTGAGCACACTGCCAGTTTGTGCAGCACTTGAGTATGGGAAGATGAGTAGTGGGATTCATTGTTATGTTTTGAAAGTAGGTTTAGATAGTCAACTCAGTATTGGGAATGCATTAATTGATGCTTATGGTAAGTGCAGAGAGGTTGAAGCCTCGAAACAAGTCTTTGATGAGATGATTGAGAGGAATGATGTCTCATGGAATGCAAGTATTGTCATTTTGGGTTACAATGGGTGTTATGAACAGGCCTTGTCTAGTTTCAGGTTGATGATTGAGAAGGCAGTGGATTTTAATGCAACTACAATTTCAAGCGTGCTACCAATCTTGGCTGAACTTGGTTATTTTTGCAAGGGGAGGGAAGTTCATGGTTTATGTGTGAGAATGGGTTTGGATAGAGATGTCTTTGTTTCGAATTCATTGATTGATATGTATTCTAAATCAGGGCGTTCAACTGAAGCATcaaatgtattttataatatgAACATGAGGAATGCCATATCGTGGAATGCAATGATTGCAAACTTTGCACAAAATTCACTGGAGTTGGAAGCTATAGGCCTTGTCAGGAAAATGCAAGCTCAAGGTGAAAATCTGACATCTGTTACTTTGACTAATGTTCTCCCTGCATGTGCGAGGCTGGGATGTGTTCGCCCTGGGAAGGAGATTCATGCAAAGTCACTCCGGAGTGGGTTTGCCTCTGATTTATTTGTCTCAAATGCTTTGATTGATATGTATGCAAAATGTAGCTGTCTAGATCTGGCTCAAAATGTATTTGAAATTTCCCTTAGAGATGAGGTATCTTACAATATACTGATTGTTGGTTATTCTCTAACTGATGATTGGCAAGAGTCTCTTGCTCTATTTTCAGAAATGAGCCGGCTGGGAATGGAACATGACACTGTTTCATTTGTAGGGGCTCTCTCTGCATGTTCTAATGTTTCTGCAATcaagcaaggaaaggaaatCCATGGTTATGCAGTTAGAAGATTGTTTCATTCACATCAATTTGTTTCAAACTCGCTTTTAGATTTGTACACCAAGTGTGGACGGATTGATATTTCTAGGACGATCTTTGATCGAATGCAATGCAGGGATGTGGCATCTTGGAATACTATGATATTGGGGTATGGAATGCTTGGTGAACTGCAAACTGCTATTGATTTAtttgaagccatgaaagatgacGGGGTTGAATATGATTCAGTTTCCTTTATTGCTGTCTTATCAGCTTGTAGTCATGGAGGGCTAATTGAAAAGGGACGGAGATATTTTGATGACATGTTTGCTCACAATATTAAGCCAACACAGACACACTACGCTTGCATGGTGGATCTTCTTGGTCGCAATGGGCTTGTAGATGAAGCTGTTCATCTTGTTCAAAGTTTACCAATTGAAGCAGATGCCAATATTTGGGGCGCACTACTTGGAGCATGTCGGCTCCATGGAAAGTTGGAACTGGGTTGTTGGGCTGCTGACCACTTACTTAAATTGAAGCCAAAGCACTCCGGGTACTATGCACTGCTTTCCAACATGTATGCCGAAGCTGGGAGGTGGAAGGAGGCAGATAGAGTTAGAGAATTGATGAAAATGAAAGGAGTAAAGAAGATGCCTGGATGTAGTTGGGTTCAGATGCGAGACGGGGTATATGCTTTTATTGTTGGGGAAAGATTTGAACAATTGGACTCGTACTCATGGCTCGAGAAATCTGATTAA